Proteins encoded by one window of Candidatus Krumholzibacteriota bacterium:
- a CDS encoding radical SAM protein — protein sequence MFTYDEPLYRPPSEAESLILQATIGCSHNRCRFCYMYKGKRFRARPWEDLCREIDEAAAVLPGVRRVFLADGDALALPVDCLVRILEHIGVSFPALQRVSAYATPQNLLRRTVGDLERLRELKLAILYYGIESGDPGVLARIDKGATPDEMADGCARASAAGLKLSATVILGLGGRKGSDRHARETASLVNRIRPRYLSALTLMLGPRADDFAREMGEGFAFNTPMDDLAELRTLVDCLDVDRCIFRSNHASNRLPLAGTLRKDRERLILAIDEAIADPGAHLRAEWMRGL from the coding sequence ATGTTTACATACGATGAGCCGTTGTACCGGCCCCCGAGCGAGGCGGAGTCGCTGATCCTGCAGGCCACGATCGGGTGCTCGCACAACCGGTGCCGATTCTGTTACATGTACAAGGGCAAGCGGTTCCGCGCCAGGCCGTGGGAGGATCTTTGCCGCGAGATCGACGAGGCGGCGGCGGTTCTTCCCGGCGTTCGCCGCGTTTTCCTCGCCGACGGCGACGCGCTCGCGCTGCCGGTGGATTGCCTCGTCCGGATACTCGAGCACATCGGCGTCTCCTTTCCCGCTCTCCAGCGGGTGAGCGCGTACGCGACGCCGCAGAACCTGCTCCGCCGGACCGTCGGCGATCTCGAGCGGCTGCGCGAGCTGAAACTCGCGATACTCTACTACGGCATCGAATCCGGCGACCCCGGCGTGCTCGCGCGCATCGACAAGGGCGCCACTCCCGACGAGATGGCCGACGGCTGCGCTCGCGCCTCGGCGGCGGGGCTCAAGCTCTCGGCGACGGTCATCCTGGGGCTCGGGGGACGAAAGGGAAGCGACCGCCACGCCCGGGAGACGGCGTCGCTCGTCAACCGGATCCGGCCCCGGTATCTCTCGGCGCTGACACTCATGCTCGGCCCGCGCGCCGACGACTTCGCCCGGGAGATGGGGGAGGGATTCGCCTTCAACACGCCGATGGACGACCTCGCCGAGCTGCGCACGCTCGTCGATTGTCTCGACGTCGACCGGTGCATCTTCCGGAGCAACCATGCGTCGAACCGGCTTCCGCTCGCCGGGACGCTCCGCAAGGATCGAGAGCGCCTGATCCTGGCGATCGACGAGGCGATCGCCGATCCCGGGGCGCACCTTCGCGCGGAGTGGATGCGGGGGTTGTAG
- a CDS encoding PD-(D/E)XK nuclease family protein: MAFRNRFGYSLSRESTLDACPRRYLFHYYVSWGGWTAGAPAIAREAFKLKRLVSLPLWRGQLVHYVATMVLRSMRLKHRIPARGDVVRYALERFAAQLDFSGDRRYLTAPKKRGGKLDIDWLALFEHEYELPLPPGRIERARHECVASVEGLLDSPILAELLETDAGTWRIEDLDRAEFSQSFVFGEVTVFAKTDLCYRGRDGVFNIVDWKTGGGGSARTGVQLGIYAYWATEVLGEPIDAIRLREVTLASGGKIRDHFVDAERLETFHEHIERGIARLADLVVDGDTERNEARPPSDFPRIDDAAACRACNFYRICRDPGSSLRLPGT, translated from the coding sequence ATGGCCTTCCGGAATCGATTCGGCTATTCCCTCTCGCGGGAATCGACGCTGGATGCCTGCCCGCGCAGGTACCTTTTCCATTACTACGTGTCGTGGGGCGGATGGACCGCCGGCGCGCCGGCGATCGCGCGCGAGGCGTTCAAGCTCAAGCGCCTCGTTTCCCTTCCCCTCTGGCGGGGACAACTCGTCCATTACGTCGCCACGATGGTCCTCCGGTCGATGCGCCTGAAGCATCGCATCCCCGCGAGGGGGGACGTCGTCCGGTACGCCCTCGAACGCTTCGCCGCGCAGCTCGACTTCTCGGGCGATCGCCGGTACCTGACCGCGCCGAAGAAACGCGGGGGGAAACTCGACATCGACTGGCTCGCCCTCTTCGAACACGAGTACGAGCTTCCCCTTCCGCCCGGGCGCATCGAGCGGGCGCGGCACGAGTGCGTGGCCTCCGTCGAGGGGCTCCTCGACAGCCCCATCCTCGCCGAGCTTCTGGAGACGGATGCCGGAACGTGGCGTATCGAGGATCTCGACCGTGCCGAGTTCTCGCAGTCATTCGTCTTCGGCGAAGTGACCGTCTTCGCCAAAACCGATCTCTGCTACCGGGGACGGGACGGCGTCTTCAACATCGTCGACTGGAAGACGGGCGGCGGCGGATCGGCCCGGACCGGGGTGCAGCTCGGGATCTACGCCTACTGGGCGACGGAGGTGCTCGGGGAGCCGATCGACGCGATACGCCTCCGCGAGGTCACACTCGCCTCCGGCGGCAAAATCCGCGACCATTTCGTCGACGCGGAGCGTCTCGAGACCTTCCACGAACACATCGAACGGGGCATCGCGCGCCTGGCCGATCTTGTCGTGGATGGCGACACGGAACGCAACGAGGCCCGTCCGCCCAGCGATTTTCCGCGGATCGACGATGCCGCGGCGTGCCGCGCATGCAATTTCTACCGCATCTGCCGGGATCCCGGATCGTCGCTCCGGCTCCCGGGCACGTGA